DNA from Aphis gossypii isolate Hap1 chromosome 3, ASM2018417v2, whole genome shotgun sequence:
TATTCTTGATACTAAAATCCTGTAGATCTTCACTATGCGCCGGGAAATGTGACATTGTGTAATACGGGTGTCGAGTAATTTACCACATGTAGTTGACGGAAGTAtgtattttaggtatattacgATCTGATTACCTCTCAACTTGATTGTCATGTGTCCATACAACAGGATAAAAGACATACTAAcgtttgtataaaacaatgattatagtacaataatacataaagatAAGttgattttggatttttaagtaaatagttGATTTGTATCCGGTATAAGATGCGAAACCGAATACCTACATCGCGACAGTTAGATTGCACCCACCCctctttgttattttttcattataatatattttagtatttataataaaaaaagtgtcaattagcataaaatataataaaaaataaaattataatgttaattaaagtGTGGTGTTAAAGGAAGGTATAAGGAGAGCTCTGTATCaacaattatacttaaaaaatgtaatcatccCTTCCATTTGTCAAGTTGCAAGTAAGTCATTCCGTATAGTCgtcttaataaaacatttttttttttagatgtaatCTCTCAGTAGTTGATCGAAAAGCGTGCGTAGTAGTGCGTTGAAAGAATAAGAAGGTATCTATAATGAATCTTAGTATAACCTTTAGAAGATGCGTAAGTATGTTACTGTATTCAGTGCCGTGTCACAACAAatctttactatattatatacttattacagtCTACAGGCCCCTTGCAtacctattgaaaataataattagtaattacatacTTATTTAACTGGTTGAATGGTtgggcatataatatatattatgttttatcgtCCTATCTTAATGatacttgataaaaataattttgtctatacaaaacaaaaaaaattcaattcaatttaGATTACATagtttgtgtttatttataattaattcatcttTCTTTTTGATGTAGgtaaaacagtaaatattaaatatgaaaatgatttaattaaaggtttataatattattatatctagaataattatacatgattatgtgaaaataaataatatttttagattttgtgcGAATagatgaatgtattatatttgcgcgtgtgtgtttttttttgtgttttcgatttttaactTGTAGGTGGATTCAGATAGAAAATTAGATCTAGTTTGTACTGTAAATTTAGAACTATAcctgtatttttcaaaataatcggaaaaaattaaagaaaacctGTCATTCTTACTCAAATCAAGTTTttcacaaaatcaattttgtttttttaggtgtaacttatataaatgaataattttcgaaatattttgaccttttcaagcattttttcatttatatgctgataaaaatatgttggacggataaacacttaaaaatgtagtataaaGTTCCTAATAAGTGATTCAtttctcaattaaaaaatctcgaaaattacaaattatcttGTAGTTTGAAAtgcataaaatttgttatgtttGTACTTacgatttgaaaatttattacgaagttattatacgttttgcaacctatattaataaaataattcctcCGGAAagtcaaattaatttgttatgagcgtttaaagttttgtaaattttgaCATCATCGGATATTCACTCACccgtataataactatttctcTTCAAATGTTGTTTTGGTTATAGTgttgattcaaaaaaaaaaataattttaaatacttgaaactttcaccaaatgtttatattatctttttttacacATGGTATACCTAATAGGTATTAAGAATATGACACTTTTtgagatattaaataataggtataagtaattttcgattttttttttatttattctcctataaatgtcaataaaaaaactatatgggtcaaaattcttgaaaattgaatacggTATCCTACATAAGTTGTtcttttatatgtaaaaacacacggacaaaattattttttctagaaattCAAAGatgaactaaaattataacaaaattattgattttaacgaTGGATAaggattttaaacattttgctataaataaaaaacaacattcgCGGAGACTCGAAACTtacgtacctacattttaaatgatgatatattttattgttatacattttactattagtaagCTGATATTAGACTGACTAGTAGTAAGCCTTATTAGTAGGCTGACAGATCGTgaaaatcctttttttttttttttgtatattataacgatgcCGTCGAattcaaaatatctaatacaCCCATCCGGCGACCGCAGTGACCCACTCCACGGCGAAACCGCGGTTACCCACTTTTCCACCTCTCGCCAATCTCAAAAGTTTAACCTCAGCAGGCGTGGGTACTTACAGGTTTTCACCTCCCCTCGCGGTCATAATATCACACCGGCGCGATGACGCGAGTGACGATTATTTGCGGCACTCGTTCCCGGAAGTAACGGATAGCGTATTACGTATTAGGCACGGTGcgacctatatatatatacgcgtcCACCGCGGGTCTTACGGGCACACGCGTAGTGGCCACGTGCGTGTGTTTCGCAGGTGTCACGTTGCCGGGAACGTGTGTTCGTACGCCGCGGCCGAGTAGGAAGGCGACTACTTCGGCGTCGTAGCGGCCACACTCGCACTCCCGGGTCCGACCCGCACAGCCGTGTACGACTGACCTGACTCGACCTGTAACGAGACGGCATCACCGCCCAAGACCGCCTGAACAGGACCGCACCGCAATCGTACCATGTCCGCCGTCGGTTGGCCGTTCGGCGGTGATATTTCGCGCGGGTCGTCCTTCGACGGAGGAAGTTCGTCCAGCGGTTCCAGCGACGACGGAGGAAGTTCGTCCGGCGGTTCCAGCGACGACGGAGGAAGCTCGTCCGGCAGCAGTTCCGGCGACGACAATTCCGGAAACTGCGGTTCGGACAgcgtgtcgtcgtcgtcgtcgtcgtccgaCGAAGAAGCGTACGGCGACGGACCGGTGGTCAAGTGGCTGAAGATGTTCCGCACCACCATCCACCAGGTGGCCGCCGGCGACAAACGCCTTTGTCCGCGGCAGCCGGTCAAGACTATCCTCCGGCCGCTGACCACGTACAGATACGTGGTTGGCATGTCCGGGCTACAGTACAAGGTAGCCGTTTATCCGAAATACTCGTAAACCCCACCACCCACCCCATCTTGTGTAGAATTCAACTCGGAACGaaaacaattcaataattattattggcgACGATTCGGACACTGTCGacttattatgtttagtaGCTATTAGAAATGccctgtgtgtgtgtgtgtatgtgtatgtgtatttatcaaaacaactcgtaaaaattaaaacctttCAAATGCATAAACGCTTCGGAGTacgaatttcaaatatatttcattaaatttattgccaATTGTTGAACtatatggttaaaaaaaaatacgaataacacaaaaaaacatttaaaaaaaagtaacagtatatgtaatatattaaattattgttgtataaaattggaattttatataaataattcgcattaaatttatagtcattacaaaatataaaaacataggtACACCGAAgcatatgtaattttaaaattttgtattttccttattttttcatcatcgtgatatattatacatcgattttgatttttaaatagtgtcttatatttttactttcacaaactgaaaaaaatatttttccaaaaatgatTATGCAAGAACACTGAATGTTTGTTAATGATGaacattgaaaaacatttaaaatattattatgaaataaaatcatgtCGATTTTGACGAAAAAGATTTACCtaaaacatgatattttacttgtgagaattttaatatagttatagaaaAGTATAAAGGTACATATtggtacttttttaattatttaaatgttctatGCTATTACGATCATAATCATTTCTTGCTTTAAATTCGATGTAGTAGCtggtttaaactttattattagtaaaataccctttacctacctacatacatCTTccctttttaatattactacatttataaaaatcgcaatttgataaaaataattactattaaaaacataagagagatatataatactgaaatatatgaaacaatgaaacattattataatctataactaATTAGCATTCAGCAGGTTAGGTTAGTATTACCTTCgacctacctaatatataccagggactaaaatattgtatgtaatataaaatgttaagtatgtaatacgaaataattaaaaagtgtgTAATGGTCTAACTGTTTTTctccttaattttatttttaattaattgatttgtataatatatattaatatatcgtgtaaaaatatcttttctaCATGATATATATGTTGCTGGCAAAGTGAAAATATAGTTGTGACCATCCTCGTTTGAGCAAAACTATAGTGACTTTtatcgtacattttttttacgaccataaaatgtatgatcaTTTAACGACCACACGTAGTCAATTTTCGTTgttatcgtattttatttacttctcgtattatagttatacagaATACACATTACTAAGTTGGAACAATATTGTCGGTGGgagaataataactaataaataataatgtatattatgtaagcacctcaaatatatatttttgtcgtagttttataattaaatgtattaactgttcaaatgcttaaaattaacattatacctacctaatgtcACTATATTGAAGTAAAACTTCTTTACGCGGGGTAGTGAGGAAAAAAAAAGCGAACGGTCGGCCGTACGAACGTGAACGCTTACATGTGTTACTATAGtaactatatagtaaaattattattattatatatgttcagTCGCAAATGTACGTTTCGTATTTCAGTTATCATATGCCAATCATAACTACTATACCGATTGAGCAAAATGATAatcattagaataaaaaaattaaaaataactctaaaaaatataaattacattgttttttttctttctttattaTCCTCATTACCCCAGTCTATCCATGCCTTTCTTTTTCACTCACTCATGTGTACCGTTTAAAAGAAGTTTCACTTCCCGCGCGCGTACTGGtaacacatacatatttttttttgcttatttaatcataatttaatgatattttaataataatatttattttataattatttatattttaaattattatagtatttaaaacgtTATGGTTTACTCAAATAAGGTTAGTCACAATTAGGTTTCCCAGGACAAAAGCCGAAATATGACATTTTGCTAAAGTTTTGTGGACAGTTTGCGTTTTTCCGTAGCATATACTAACTGTTAACTATGTATaccatatagtttaatatcgtactatatattattcatatagaaACTTTGACTAATTTATATGTCCGTTTatggtttaaatataatgttttgagGGGTATGGAGACAGATGGACAAAGCCCGCGGTAATactaagtttaatatacatgtgtaacaaaatatattttttagtctctgatatatacttaatatatgatattatcttCTATACAAAAATCCTATACCTACTTTTCAATTAgcgtattatagtttaatgtgtTTCATATGAATCAAACAATTGTTGataaatatgtaacaataataataaatattttgatatgaaatatattactttaattgttttaaatcgtAATGTAATGGATTCCTTTCATATATATCTGTCTGcgtgaaattgaaattatttgtgtTGTTAATCaactagtttttattatttaaattgttgttttagaCCAAATATTAGGTCCGAAGAAGCaatgcataattttaatttttgaatgcaATAACGGGAGTTTGAGGCGTTTGAGCTATATTACCTGAAGGtaggtattgaatattattgatatttattattagtgtttaataaatataaattttgtattatatattaattatgaagatTATTAATTGTGTCCAACCAACTATATTGTTCAATGAATTGCTGCGTAGTCTAACGAGTCAAGCCGATGTGGCTcctttgtttttgttttaaaattatatctaatcaATACCTGTTTATCTTCCTGCTTaaaagtattgttattttttatacgtgtGCTATTATttgcaagttttttttttcaagtttgaACTGACTGCGCCGTGGGAACTGCTTTCGTTATCCATGTGTTAGTATGTCAATGGGCTTGCACGTGTAagcagtaataaaaaaaaacctataggtatatttgattacagagtcaattataattatttgtctgtattttatattattcatttatgacAAACATGGGGCTTATTACACAGTTTTATACACAGTTAAGACAGCTGACAGGTTAGATGATTACATAgtgcaaaaattattttgacaagtCTATCACTCATTTTGTTATCTGACCGTAATCTTAACGTAGTAAACTTATTTGCTTaaacaagtatttaaaaaaaaaaaaaaattctgacagctttttcatttttgtttttaaccgaaaacaatataaaatataaaataatataatatattatatatatatatatatatatataatatgacatgtaatgcataaaaaatataatatggatcgcttgtataatactataatattagagttggataatattactataatatatagccatGTAGGTAACTATAATGCATGTTTGGCCCCAACGATATGTCTTGTGAGGAGGGAACCGAAAAAACTTTCTTCAAACATCTCTAGAGTAGACACGTCATGGACAATGGCATATAAAGTCACCAAACAAGTAGATAAGGAGTAATGATtgtgtttgtttgtttgaaagataataatatgtacgatGTTGCCCTGGGAACTTCTTTGTAATCTTTTCGAGAATTTTTCGACACACAAACAGAGTTCGCAGAAATATCGCCTACACCAATTTTTTCAACATGAATTGATaattacatttgaatattaaaggGTTTTTTCTtatggaaataaatttattttacaaaatttattattcatactttGTAAGCTACTACGTAGTTTTGTATCGTGGTTTCTACTGTTTCCagtcagttattttattacgcCTAAAAAACttagttaaacaaaatataaacatcgataaaatattatgtcttctTTAACAGAACTCTGCTGtagaaaaatacacaatatccACGACGTGGATTCCACGTGTTGtgcataaatgtatttttaattaggaaAACTTATTCATTGCtccaaaaaatgataaaacaattaaaaatatttgtcgtTTTGTCTATTTTACATGGAATAACATcatgaagtttaaaattttaaatcatacattatccctacttattatatagtttaagtactattatatatttatattatgcagtaaTTGAACCGACGAAATAgctattgatatttttctcGCAAATCTTGTCGGTgcttcaattattttgtataacattaGAGTATGgctgtacaatttatttaccaaTAAATCTGTGcactgatattataaaaatatctcgtttttaattatgaatgactgaaaatattataactgtattaaaaataatttaatatgacgtataaattgaacatttttaaaaactttaaatttgaaaccaaaatagatttttttttactataaatatatattttatacttttgcattattttattattacaaaataattgagtcatatttaataaaaaaataaataaataccaatttaaTGCATGGTTTTACAAATAATCGgacaatattaaactaattagatataatacacGAATAATTaccaaattgattattttagtttgatattaaatattaataatacaccagTAAACTTTATTAAGTATGCTgaggattaattttttttcaaaaaaaatcatgtgtttaatgttatattcgtggtgatataatataatgttaaaagtacagaatacaattattattatcaaaaatgtaacactttattataatattgaatatttattaactaagcatttgaaaatgttacgACCAATGCCCATAGCCGATTATCCATACATTGCTCATTGCTAAAATATGTGATTGAAAACGTTTCGtatcgtaaaatattaacaattgtcGTTATATTGTCGATAATCATCCAGTTAAACCATgcatatattaaagtattaattcgCGTTtggttgttgttattttaggGCAATAGCTCGTGAATCTatagtaaatacctactaaacattatacaatatttgaattttcagCGATCCGTTTAGTACTTCTGTGTTATTATGCATCAACAATTCAAACATACTACTGGGAGATGCTGGTGTgtattaataggtatgtaaatatatcaaatatattaatagtttatttctaaaaccatattgtatatttgcattattcgtattatttttagttgaaaaatatgactcgaatatattgtatttagcaTACGTTatgcgtataaatatatgcttattataacataatgatacaatacatttttaaagtagttTTATTGGCCATATCATACTGCTATagacatacctacctattaaacCTATGTaggaaacaaaattttttattatttcaatcataGGTACTCtgctatttcaataaatactttataaacaacatttt
Protein-coding regions in this window:
- the LOC114128494 gene encoding dermokine-like, with product MSAVGWPFGGDISRGSSFDGGSSSSGSSDDGGSSSGGSSDDGGSSSGSSSGDDNSGNCGSDSVSSSSSSSDEEAYGDGPVVKWLKMFRTTIHQVAAGDKRLCPRQPVKTILRPLTTYRYVVGMSGLQYKVAVYPKYS